One Papio anubis isolate 15944 chromosome 9, Panubis1.0, whole genome shotgun sequence genomic window carries:
- the LOC101001222 gene encoding LOW QUALITY PROTEIN: keratin, type II cytoskeletal 6C (The sequence of the model RefSeq protein was modified relative to this genomic sequence to represent the inferred CDS: inserted 7 bases in 5 codons; deleted 1 base in 1 codon; substituted 2 bases at 2 genomic stop codons) translates to MASTSTTIRSHSSLQGSSAAQPGPWATAACMAWGSKRISIGRGSYAIGGGYGSRAEAAMALVAPGVDLVSVVEPALALIKTLNNKFASFIDKGTKTVRXTLEPLFESSINNPRRQLDSIXSRTGRPGPGAXGMQDLVEDFKNKYEDEIKXLTALRENEFVTLKKDVDAAYMNKVELQAKADSLTDEINFLRALYEAELSQMVTHISDTSVVLSXDNNRNLDLDSIITGQGLHTQEIAXRSRAEAYEELQVTAGRHGDDLRNTKQEIAEINRMIQRLRSEIDHVKKQCASLQAAIADAEQRGEMALKDAKNKLEGLEDALQKAKQDLARLLKEYQELMNVKLALDVEIATYRKLLEGEECRLNGEGVGQVNISVVQSTVSSGYGGASGVGSGLGLGGGSSYSYGSGLGVGGGFQFQMQSHWGGCPCWRCGSSTIKYTTTXSSSRKSLQHLELLPPA, encoded by the exons ATGGCCAGCACATCCACCACCATCAGGAGCCACAGCAGCCTGCAGGGCTCTAGTGCCGCCCAGCCAGGCCCCTGGGCCA CCGCAGCCTGTATGGCCTGGGGCTCCAAGAGGATCTCCATTGGAAGGGGCAGCTATGCCATCGGTGGCGGCTATGGCAGCAGAGCCGAGGCAGCTATGGCTTTGGTGGCGCCGGGAGTGGATTTGGTTTCGGTGGTGGAGCCGGCATTGGCTTTG ATCAAGACCCTCAACAACAAGTTTGCCTCCTTCATCGACAAG GGCACCAAGACCGTGAGGTGAACCTTGGAGCCGTTGTTCGAAAGCAGCATCAACAACCCCAGGAGGCAGCTGGACAGCAT AAGTAGAACGGGCCGGCCTGGACCTGGAGCCTGAGGCATGCAGGACCTGGTGGAGGACTTCAAGAACAA ATATGAGGATGAAATCA TGCTTACTGCgttaagagaaaatgaatttgtgACTCTGAAGAAG GACGTGGATGCTGCCTACATGAACAAGGTTGAACTGCAAGCCAAGGCAGACAGTCTCACAGACGAGATCAACTTCCTGAGAGCCTTGTATGAAGCA GAGCTGTCCCAGATG GTGACCCACATCTCAGACACATCCGTGGTGCTGT ATGATAACAACCGCAACCTGGACCTGGACAGCATCATCACAGGTCAAGGCCTCCACACGCAGGAGATTG TGAGGAGCCGGGCTGAGGCC TACGAGGAGCTGCAGGTCACAGCGGGCAGACATGGGGACGACCTGCGCAACACCAAGCAGGAGATTGCTGAGATCAACCGCATGAtccagaggctgagatctgagatcgACCACGTCAAGAAGCAG tGTGCCAGCCTGCAGGCCGCCATTGCAGATGCTGAGCAGCGTGGGGAGATGGCACTCAAGGATGCCAAGAACAAGCTGGAAGGGCTGGAGGATGCCCTGCAGAAGGCCAAGCAGGACCTGGCCCGGCTGCTGAAGGAGTACCAGGAGTTGATGAACGTGAAGCTGGCCCTGGACGTGGAGATTGCCACCTACCGCAAGCTGCTGGAGGGCGAGGAGTGCAG GCTGAATGGCGAAGGCGTTGGACAAGTCAACATCT CTGTGGTACAATCCACCGTCTCCAGTGGCTATGGCGGTGCCAGCGGTGTCGGCAGTGGCTTAGGCCTGGGTGGAGGAAGCAGCTACTCCTATGGCAGTGGTCTTGGCGTTGGAGGTGGTTTCCAGTTCCAGATGCAGAGCCACTGGGGTGGCTGCCCTTGCTGGAGGTGTGGCAGTTCCACCATCAAGTACACCACCAC CTCCTCCAGCAGGAAGAGCTTACAGCACCTCGAATTGCTGCCACCAGCCTGA